Proteins encoded by one window of Deinococcus planocerae:
- a CDS encoding helix-turn-helix domain-containing protein codes for MPLSNKPPSASRKLFAERLRAERKARRLSLEDLGELSGLSWNYIGQVERSQRNVSVDHMDALARALGVQLYELLMADAAPMGARGSLDATS; via the coding sequence ATGCCTCTATCGAACAAGCCGCCGAGTGCTTCGCGGAAGCTATTTGCGGAGCGACTGAGGGCGGAGCGGAAGGCGAGGCGCCTGTCCCTGGAAGACCTAGGGGAGCTGTCGGGCCTGTCCTGGAATTACATTGGTCAGGTCGAACGCAGCCAGCGTAACGTCAGCGTGGACCACATGGATGCCCTGGCAAGAGCACTGGGTGTCCAGCTCTATGAGCTCTTGATGGCAGATGCAGCGCCGATGGGGGCGAGAGGGTCGCTCGATGCCACGTCGTAA